The sequence below is a genomic window from Sphingobium sp. EP60837.
GGCGCTGGCTGGCAATCTGAGCGCCTGGCCCGCCACGGTGCCCGAGCGGACAAGCTGGCGCAGCATCAATCTCTATCGCGTCGGCCGCGTCGAGCCCGAGCCGATCGGCGTGGTCGCGCAGCCCCTGGGCGATGGCAACCGCCTGCTGACAGGGGTGGTCGTCGCAAACAGCCTGCGCCTCGCCGCCATTCATGAGGAAGCCCTGAGCATCGCCTTTGCGGTCAGCCTGGTCCTGACGCTGGCCATGGCGATCATCCTCGGCCGCATCCTGGCAAGGCAGGTGTGGGGCATCGCTGCAACGGCACAGGAGGTTGCCGTGGGCGCGCTGCACCACCGTGTCGAGACGGACGGCAGCGGTGATGCGTTCGACCGGCTCGGCCAATCGATCAATGCTATGCTGGAGCGGATCGACAGTCTGGTCAGCCAATTGCGGATGATGACCGATGGGCTGGCTCATGACCTGAAATCGCCGGTCACGCGCCTGATGACCGTAATCGAGCAGGCCAGCACGCGCACGCAGGACGAGGGTGCGCTCGATGCATTGGACGAGGTACGGCGAGAGGCCGAAACGTTGCAGGCGATGCTGTCCACCGCGCTGCTGATCAGCCGGACGGAGGCGGGCTTGGGCGCGGACATGCTGCGTGAAACTGACCTTGGCAGACTGCTGGCTGACATCGCGGAAATCTACGGGCCGCTGGCTGAGGAAAGCGGCTTTG
It includes:
- a CDS encoding sensor histidine kinase, whose protein sequence is MALPHRGVRRWPPILRSSIARFIGLAFLGQFLVTGGVLLYVQQASQRTVIAAEREAADELRDDLIALYRAGGSDAVRRDVAERFRASRDENVAILLADRHGKALAGNLSAWPATVPERTSWRSINLYRVGRVEPEPIGVVAQPLGDGNRLLTGVVVANSLRLAAIHEEALSIAFAVSLVLTLAMAIILGRILARQVWGIAATAQEVAVGALHHRVETDGSGDAFDRLGQSINAMLERIDSLVSQLRMMTDGLAHDLKSPVTRLMTVIEQASTRTQDEGALDALDEVRREAETLQAMLSTALLISRTEAGLGADMLRETDLGRLLADIAEIYGPLAEESGFALTVEAPEEPLLFPVHRELLSQAVANLIENALKYADAGDHILLTAAHLDARTARISVSDNGSGIAAGQHEEALRRFGRLDPARGKPGSGLGLSLVRAVARLHHGTVMLQDAGPGLCVTLELRRSG